Below is a genomic region from Melanotaenia boesemani isolate fMelBoe1 chromosome 19, fMelBoe1.pri, whole genome shotgun sequence.
TAAAGATTTGACCATCTGATCCTTGTGATGTTGGGAAGGGGGTggggagggtggggggtggggggggggggtgtggggggggggggtctgttCAATGTAGCTTTAACAATAAATCTGTGAAGatatgttttcagttgtttttttcttgatgttattttttctctagatgtgcttgtttttgtttatttctgcttgctatattctttttttattcactgcCTCCCAGTCTGTGGACATTAAATGGGCCATATTACACCCAGAGGCTTGAATGTCCCCTGCTGCAGCCCAGTGTCTATAGAGGGagtgcagcagaaaaagaagagacacATTGTAagcaacattataaaaacattgcTGAAGAcatacatttaatttgattcacaCACCAGTGTTAAAaatcaagataaaaataaatcatatgtTGTTGATGAAGAATTGTGGGAACGCCTAATGATGAACATATAGAGTTACAATGGTCCAGCTTTGGTGGCACATGCCTGTATTTAATGAGATTTGCACAGGATGAAAAGGTAGCACAGGAGTTAAAGCAGGCCACTGCTGAAGCGGAGATGAGTGCAATGGAGTGATCATCTTTTGCCTCTCCCTGGAGCAGAGACACAGATGTCAGAGAACAAAAATTCCCCAGAGAAGAGAGCAAAATCTGCTCATTTCTCCACTTTGCTCTGTGAAACATAATTTGGAGCTTGAGTGTCTAATTGgctgcatttattaaaattattaccTCCCTTTGCCCTAAATCCTTGGACATCTGCCATGATAATGATGACCCTCAGTTTGCAGATGGAATGAGACTGAAGgatttacacatttttgtttttgtagctgtttttttttttttttttttttttttttaactttgctttTAGCCAAATTTGAATGAATGAGTAGTAGTTTATTAGTACtagttaaaaggaaaaaacaaaaaacaatgctGGCATTGTCATTGATAAAATTCACAGCAAAAAGCATCTTTCATTGCAAAACTTTAGTAAAGATGCCACTTTTGCGTTTCATGAACAATGACCTGAGTGGGATGATTTGACAACTGCCTGAATGTGAGTATTTCTAGGAATTAGTTGAATCGTAACAGATGAAAAACTGAaggtaaaaacattttctcGACTGAAGCATCATATTAGTTCTTCTAAAGTTTGCTCTGacagacaaataaatgaataatgctTCAGTGTTAATTGCAAAAACAGGATGTTGCTGTaagaatatttaattatttaagttAAGTTGGTCTGTATTGAGAAAGTTTAAGGACCATTTGGCAGGTATACAATGTAAGGAATAAAGGTGTAATGTGGCAAATTGTGTATTCCCTATTAAAACAATCtgcattataaatatattaaactacatttagttTCCCAAAATGCTGATTCTGGGAGACATGATGTCCTCTGATTCTCTGTGAATTGTTGATAAAGAGCAGGCTTTAAGGATCCGCTTCATAGAGACACAACTATTCCAAAGTGTCCTTTAAAATTACCTTTATCTACTTGAATTAATGTCATTCTGACTACTTTTTGAGTTTTCAGAGACTTTGTCTGTAGGTCTGATGATGTGTATCTGTCCACCTGGGGTTTATTCCAGTACACTTTCATTTCCTCATGCAATCAAAGGATAAAGTTGACTCAGCGGCTCATAATGCGAGAAATTATCAACTCGCTGTGACGTGTTTCTTAATTAACTGTGTGCGTACACTGTGTGCGACACACTGCAGCGCAACACAGTGCTGTCATCCAAACTTGGTGGAGCCTTGTGACTGAGCGCCTGCTGCCACATCAGGCGGCACTTGACTGCTCAACCAGGTGGATGCTGCGCCAACTTCAGACTTTCCTGTGATGGTCAAGCGTGCAGATACGGATTAAAAAGTGGGAAGCATCCGTATGAAGCAAAATACCTGCACGTGCATCAACGACTACCTTCCTCACATGTTCTCGAGCCTCATCTTTCATCAACCACATTTCGCTATCAAGCGCGAGAAGGCAAACCATGAGCTCTTCTCTTCCCAAAAGCGAGTCGACCACTTCTCTGCTGAGATCATCGGGGCCCAGCCGCAGGTCTGTGCACTCGGATCACGGTCCTCACGGTCACCGGAGTAACCGCACTCATCATCCCACCGCAGCTGGAGGCAGAGAGGATGCACCCTGGACAGAGGACTGCGAGGCCAGTGCGCGGAGACCTCTGTGCCAACCAGGACATGTCGACTCTCGGAATTTCAGCGATCATCACCGGGTGCAGAGAAGCCACTCTCACCTGCAGCCGAGCCATCTGGATGATAATTACGTTCAGGAGGATGTCAGGCAGAGGTCGAGTAGGTATCAGAAAGAGCGCAGCAAGTCCACCAGATCcaaacatcaccatcaccaccacgaGACCTCTAGAGGTGATCAGCTTCATGCAGCGCATCTTCAAGGGGGCTCCCGTCAGGACAGGAGGACATCACCAACCCCATCTTATCCAAAACACCCGGACGAAGCGGCTTTCTTCTTCGAACCCAGCGAGAGAGTCGTCACCGGGTCCTCATCCAGTCTGAGCTCCGACCCACCTGCGAGCAGCGCACCTGCCCAGCCCGCATCCAGACTCACATCCAAAAGACTGAGCACAACGTCTCAACATGACGCCAGCCTTCATCCCATTGTAAAATCAGTCTTTGGACAGGTAAGGAAGGTGATGAGGAAAACTTAGAAGCATGTTTTAAAAGTTGATTCAAAGTCAGGACATGAAACTACTTATAGAAGAGAAAGTGTGAAGTGGATTTACATGATACATATCCAAACGCTTCATCTTTAAAGTTTTGATTCAGCATTTAAGCTTAtctttataacttttttttgaTAGATCACTCTAAAAAGTCTATTTGTACAGGGTTCTATCATCGTATTGCTCAAAGCTCTCTTATGTGTAATTAGTTCTGTAGCACAAATGTAAATTTTCAAgctttaaagtaaattaaaaaactaCCTCTACCAACATGAATTTAGAATCCACACCCAGTTAATTATCATGATTTTCAAgctttttcaaatatttcaatttttattgaagaaaaatAGTTTGTTCCTAAAAGACCAAATTAGAGTAGTCTTAAAAAAACTCATATTCACTTGAGTGCACCCATGTGAATGTTCTTTGTATGACAGTAGGCTTAGTTCTAGTTATTTATAACCATTTCACATATCACAAATACTACTGAGGAAATCTTTGAATGGTAAATTTAAGCTTCCCTCTCAAGACAGAGCTGCAGATGCAATGCGGTGGTTAAGTCAGGAAAGCAGCTATGACAAGAATTACATATCAGCattataataaaagataaaatcctTATTATTTTTAGTGTGTTCTAGTGTTGAAGAGCTCTGGTTACATCACTGCAGCATCAATGCTTATGGTGAAAGTGTTGTTGATTGTTTTTACAACTGAAGCTCTCAGGTGAGATGCAGCTGAAGTTGGAACCTATAAAGTCACATCTGACTGGACCCGCGACCACCCTGGCAGAgttgattaaaaatgaatgtgtgttttcagttcAAATCTGGCTCCTATGTATCTGGTGTCCATTACTTTCACGCATGCTGATATGAATGCAGTGGCTTTCATTGTGACTGTCACCTGAGTATCAGCAGGGGGATCAGCTTACCCActgtgtggaaaatgtttcaaagATGAGAGCTTGTCACTCTttgacacactcacacacatttatcCACTCATACACATTAATAAAGCAATAATATCATTCACACACTCAAGTAAGCCAGGTGACCTAAAAATACATTGTGTTTCTACAAGGTAGATCattctttctgtttctcagaCAGATCATGCAGCTGCACAGTATGCTGTCGTTCCTCACCCCCCTACTCCACCCCACCTCTCTCCTTTCCAATCTTCTTGTTTCACTGAAATCCCTCTTTTTCTGTTAATGATAAAAAGCTCAAGAGGAGACAATTACCTCCATGTGCACTAATGTATTCCAGAAATAACTCCTCTCTATCCAGGCCAAAGCTTCAATCAGTCTTAGGGGGTTCCAtcgaggcaaaaaaaaaaaaaaaaaaaaaaaacatgcagcgGTGTGTAGTGTGCTATATGAAATCTCCAAAGCTGCTGATGTATGTAGAAAGATTAAATAGCTTGGAGTTTCTATCAAATCTATGAATGATTAcatgtaaaagttaaaattttcCTGCACAAAATCATGCACagctgaaattattttaatccaaTTCTCAGGAACTATGAGAAAAGCACAACATGAGCTGCAGATTCTTCTCTGACTAATTAATAACAGACATTGATGAAGGAGGATTCCATTAGACTTCCATTAatcatatatttagtttttgatGTCACTGTGAAATGAACTCATATCAGACACAGATGCAATAGTCAAGATGAATTGATGAGTGGATGCGAGTTTGCAGAAGTGTTTGTGTGAAAGAGCAAGCAACAATGAGTAAATTATGCATGTGTGAgcatgaaacaacaaaaaagtcaaaagaATAGACATGAAACTTGAATATGATGTTTGTGCTTCTTGAAAAGATGCATCTGCATAATCCAAAATCCAGAGTGAGACATGTAACTGTGCAAACACTTTTGTTTCTCTCTTATGTAACATCAAGATCTGCATACAATCCCAACAGTACTCCTTTGCCGCAAGTAAAAGAAGCTAAAAATAGCTCATG
It encodes:
- the cabp1b gene encoding calcium-binding protein 1b isoform X2 is translated as MSSSLPKSESTTSLLRSSGPSRRSVHSDHGPHGHRSNRTHHPTAAGGREDAPWTEDCEASARRPLCQPGHVDSRNFSDHHRVQRSHSHLQPSHLDDNYVQEDVRQRSSRYQKERSKSTRSKHHHHHHETSRGDQLHAAHLQGGSRQDRRTSPTPSYPKHPDEAAFFFEPSERVVTGSSSSLSSDPPASSAPAQPASRLTSKRLSTTSQHDASLHPIVKSVFGQDRELRPEEMDELREAFKEFDKDKDGFIGCKDLGNCMRTMGYMPTEMELIELSQQINMNLGGHVDFEDFVELMGPKLLAETADMIGVKELRDAFKEFDTNGDGQISTAELREAMKKLLGQQVGHRDLEEILRDIDLNGDGHVDFEEFVRMMSR
- the cabp1b gene encoding calcium-binding protein 1b isoform X1 is translated as MSSSLPKSESTTSLLRSSGPSRRSVHSDHGPHGHRSNRTHHPTAAGGREDAPWTEDCEASARRPLCQPGHVDSRNFSDHHRVQRSHSHLQPSHLDDNYVQEDVRQRSSRYQKERSKSTRSKHHHHHHETSRGDQLHAAHLQGGSRQDRRTSPTPSYPKHPDEAAFFFEPSERVVTGSSSSLSSDPPASSAPAQPASRLTSKRLSTTSQHDASLHPIVKSVFGQDQKKNYKAVQSCEEGGSGGAYLEPLVALAQNGANMHNVLGPACIFLRKGFAESRQADRELRPEEMDELREAFKEFDKDKDGFIGCKDLGNCMRTMGYMPTEMELIELSQQINMNLGGHVDFEDFVELMGPKLLAETADMIGVKELRDAFKEFDTNGDGQISTAELREAMKKLLGQQVGHRDLEEILRDIDLNGDGHVDFEEFVRMMSR